The following are from one region of the Flavobacteriales bacterium genome:
- the menB gene encoding 1,4-dihydroxy-2-naphthoyl-CoA synthase: MRTWTKIKNYEEIKFEFCEGVAKITINRPRYRNAFTPLTVMEMIDAMNYCRDEAKVDVIVLTGEGDKAFCSGGDQNVRGHGGYVGGDKIPRLNVLDLQKIIRSIPKVVIAMVNGFAIGGGHVLHVVCDLSIASENAIFGQTGPRVGSFDGGFGASYLARCVGQKKAREIWYLCDQYNAEQALQMGLVNTVVPLEKLEDEVMIWANKIREKSPLAIRMLKSSFNAELDGQTGIQELAGNATLLYYLSDEAKEGKNAYVEKRKPDFSKFPKFP, encoded by the coding sequence ATGAGAACCTGGACCAAAATCAAAAACTACGAAGAAATTAAATTCGAATTCTGCGAAGGTGTTGCAAAAATCACCATTAATCGTCCACGTTACCGCAATGCGTTTACGCCTTTAACCGTAATGGAAATGATTGATGCAATGAATTATTGCAGAGACGAAGCGAAAGTAGATGTGATTGTATTAACCGGAGAAGGAGATAAAGCATTTTGTTCGGGAGGCGACCAGAATGTTCGAGGACATGGCGGATATGTAGGTGGCGATAAAATTCCACGTTTAAATGTGCTCGATCTTCAAAAAATAATCCGTTCCATTCCAAAAGTTGTTATTGCAATGGTAAACGGATTTGCTATTGGTGGCGGACATGTACTTCATGTAGTTTGCGATCTTTCCATTGCCAGTGAAAATGCCATTTTCGGACAAACCGGTCCACGTGTAGGATCGTTCGACGGAGGATTTGGCGCATCGTATCTGGCACGTTGTGTAGGTCAGAAAAAAGCGCGTGAAATTTGGTATTTATGCGATCAGTACAATGCCGAGCAAGCCCTTCAAATGGGATTGGTAAACACGGTTGTTCCATTGGAGAAACTGGAAGATGAAGTGATGATCTGGGCCAATAAGATCCGTGAAAAATCGCCATTGGCAATTCGTATGCTTAAATCATCATTTAATGCAGAGCTCGACGGACAAACAGGTATTCAGGAGTTAGCCGGTAATGCTACTCTACTCTATTACCTCAGCGATGAAGCCAAAGAAGGAAAGAATGCATATGTAGAAAAACGCAAACCGGATTTCAGCAAATTCCCTAAGTTTCCGTAA